In one window of Clavelina lepadiformis chromosome 4, kaClaLepa1.1, whole genome shotgun sequence DNA:
- the LOC143452382 gene encoding 5-oxoprolinase-like, which yields MRRLPFMLGCDSDLCEVTAVLMLPGEFTSCNRTHNLHGNLADLRALVAANQKGIHLVQELILSSATFDFEGTSPMAINKLNAPRAISKSAIIYSLRCMVGYDIPLNQGCLTPIPVHIHTIGSYSTPISRYAVVLKNFQLLPGTGRDGVLKKILFRNNLTLSVSFIKLCSNKCFDFLKLLNFFKTLRF from the exons ATGAGAAGGTTGCCATTTATGCTGGGATGTGATAGTGATTTATGTG AAGTGACAGCGGTTCTCATGCTCCCAGGAGAATTCACTAGTTGCAACCGGACCCACAATCTCCATGGCAACCTGGCCGACTTGAGAGCGCTAGTTGCCGCTAACCAGAAG GGTATCCACCTAGTCCAGGAGCTCATATTGAGCAGCGCGACATTCGATTTCGAAGGGACATCCCCTATGGCGATAAACAAGTTGAACGCGCCGAGAGCGATCAGCAAGTCTGCCATCATCTACTCCCTCAGGTGCATGGTGGGCTACGACATCCCGCTTAACCAGGGCTGCCTCACCCCTATTCCCGTCCACATTCACACAATTGGTTCCTACTCGACCCCGATATCCAGATATGCGGTCGTCCTCAAGAACTTCCAGCTTCTCCCGGGCACTGGCAGAGACGGGGTTTTGAAGAAGATTCTCTTTCGAAACAACTTGACGCTGTCAGTGTCGTTTATTAAACTCTGTTCtaacaaatgttttgattttttaaagttgctgaattttttcaaaactttacgtttttaa
- the LOC143453397 gene encoding 5-oxoprolinase-like yields MFTSSDIKYNISHSSMLRFDGNRAILSGPAGGVVGYTMTSFEDQPSIGYNVGGTSTDLSRYDGEYEHVFESTTAGVTIQAPQRICQVIHGPAIIIHKISTILVEPDCKGKMTKKVIAL; encoded by the exons ATGTTTACGTCTTCTGATATAAAATACAACATCTCACACTCCTCAATGCTCAGGTTCGATGGAAATAGAGCAATATTATCCGGCCCAGCAGGTGGCGTAGTGGGGTACACTATGACATCATTTGAAGACCAACCCAGCATTGGGTACAACGTGGGAG GAACATCAACAGATCTAAGTCGATACGACGGGGAATATGAGCATGTGTTCGAGTCTACTACAGCTGGTGTCACCATACAAGCGCCacag AGGATCTGTCAGGTGATTCACGGTCCAGCGATTATCATCCACAAAATCAGCACAATCTTGGTGGAACCTGACTGCAAGGGAAAGATGACTAAGAAAGTTAttgcattatga